Proteins from a genomic interval of Chionomys nivalis chromosome 7, mChiNiv1.1, whole genome shotgun sequence:
- the Dlx4 gene encoding homeobox protein DLX-4, which translates to MTSLPCPLPGRDASNVVFPDLAPAPSVVAAYPLGLSPETAASPDLSYSQPYGHLLPYSYPEPATPGDAYLPSQQLSAAWSQPFHPPVVYPQELETVL; encoded by the exons ATGACCTCTTTACCCTGTCCCCTTCCTGGCCGCGATGCCTCCAACGTAGTCTTCCCGGACCTCGCCCCCGCCCCGTCGGTAGTGGCTGCCTACCCGCTTGGCCTGTCCCCCGAAACCGCAGCTTCCCCCGATTTGTCCTACTCCCAGCCTTATGGTCACCTCCTGCCCTATTCCTACCCTGAGCCAGCAACCCCAGGAGACGCCTACCTGCCCAGCCAGCAACTCTCGGCGGCGTGGTCTCAGCCCTTCCACCCGCCAGTAGTGTACCCTCAGGAACTTGAAACAG TTTTGTGA